In the Brucella anthropi ATCC 49188 genome, one interval contains:
- a CDS encoding ATP-binding cassette domain-containing protein, giving the protein MAEISTMSGTAPDKAELGNTEKDTILQVEHLSMRFGGLVAINDLSFNVKRGDITAIIGPNGAGKTTVFNCITGFYKPTGGMLTMNRKTGDKFLLERLPDFQITKQAKVARTFQNIRLFSGLTVLENLLVAQHNTLMRSSGFTILGLLGLPGYKSAAKDAIEKARHWLEKINLIGRADDPAGDLPYGDQRRLEIARAMCTEPEILCLDEPAAGLNPRESAELNKLLLDIRKETGTSILLIEHDMSVVMEISDHVIVLEYGTKISDGAPEAVKNDPRVIAAYLGVDDEEIAELIEEADKPGTGDAADFVAAQLAEEAIEEEIAEETGEASSGRVSLTGGLAEARGGKADNLTLIKGIGAVNEKKLHEHGIYHFDQIAAWSDADIVDAETYLEFDGRIAREDWVGQAKQLAAGQATEFSERVEQGDVPTSHKTAPVKAAKSGGAKRAKAPTKTAAKPKKGGE; this is encoded by the coding sequence ATGGCGGAGATAAGCACTATGTCTGGCACTGCGCCTGATAAAGCCGAATTGGGCAACACTGAAAAAGACACGATCCTGCAGGTCGAGCATCTTTCGATGCGCTTTGGCGGTCTCGTCGCCATCAACGATCTGAGCTTCAATGTGAAGCGTGGGGATATCACGGCGATCATCGGCCCGAACGGTGCAGGCAAGACCACGGTCTTCAACTGCATCACCGGCTTCTACAAGCCGACGGGCGGCATGCTGACGATGAACCGGAAGACGGGCGACAAGTTCCTGCTGGAACGCCTGCCCGACTTCCAGATCACCAAGCAGGCCAAGGTGGCGCGTACCTTCCAGAACATTCGCCTGTTCTCGGGTCTCACTGTTCTGGAGAACCTGCTGGTCGCGCAGCACAACACGCTGATGCGTTCGTCGGGCTTCACGATCCTCGGTCTTCTCGGTTTGCCCGGCTACAAGTCTGCGGCGAAGGATGCGATTGAAAAAGCGCGTCACTGGCTGGAGAAAATCAACCTGATCGGTCGTGCGGACGATCCGGCAGGCGATCTGCCTTATGGCGATCAGCGCCGTCTGGAAATCGCCCGCGCCATGTGCACCGAGCCGGAAATTCTTTGCCTCGATGAACCGGCCGCCGGTCTCAATCCGCGTGAATCGGCAGAGCTCAACAAGCTCCTGCTCGATATCCGCAAGGAAACCGGGACGTCAATCCTGCTGATCGAGCACGACATGTCGGTGGTCATGGAAATCTCCGATCATGTGATCGTGCTGGAATACGGCACCAAGATTTCTGACGGTGCTCCAGAAGCAGTCAAGAATGATCCGCGCGTTATTGCCGCTTATCTCGGCGTCGATGACGAAGAGATTGCCGAGCTTATCGAAGAGGCGGACAAGCCGGGTACCGGTGATGCGGCGGACTTCGTGGCGGCACAACTCGCCGAGGAAGCCATCGAGGAAGAAATTGCCGAAGAGACAGGTGAAGCATCGTCCGGACGCGTTTCTCTCACCGGTGGTCTGGCGGAGGCACGTGGTGGCAAGGCCGATAACCTGACCCTCATCAAGGGTATCGGCGCGGTCAACGAAAAGAAGCTTCACGAACACGGGATCTATCATTTCGATCAGATTGCCGCCTGGAGCGACGCGGACATTGTGGACGCTGAAACCTATCTGGAATTCGACGGGCGTATCGCGCGCGAAGACTGGGTCGGGCAGGCCAAACAACTTGCCGCTGGTCAGGCGACAGAGTTCTCCGAGCGCGTTGAACAGGGTGATGTTCCGACGAGCCATAAGACTGCTCCCGTAAAGGCTGCCAAAAGCGGTGGTGCGAAACGCGCTAAAGCACCGACTAAAACCGCGGCCAAGCCCAAGAAGGGAGGCGAATGA
- a CDS encoding ABC transporter ATP-binding protein, producing MQAETMQKKQPLLAVEKVETYYGNICALKGIDLTVDEGEIVALIGANGAGKSTLMMTIFGSPKARTGRILFNGMDITSMPPHEIAKLRIAQSPEGRRIFPRMTVLENLQMGASLDHQQHFEEDVKLMFDLFPRLKERINQRGGTLSGGEQQMLAIARALMARPKLLLLDEPSLGLAPLIVKQIFEAIKELNRTQGLTVFLVEQNAFGALKLADRGYVMVNGSITMSGAGRELLADPEVRAAYLEGGRH from the coding sequence ATGCAGGCCGAAACCATGCAGAAAAAGCAACCGCTTCTGGCCGTCGAGAAGGTCGAGACCTATTACGGCAATATTTGTGCCCTCAAGGGCATTGACCTTACCGTCGATGAGGGCGAGATCGTCGCGCTGATTGGCGCTAACGGTGCCGGCAAGTCGACGCTTATGATGACGATCTTCGGCTCGCCGAAGGCGCGTACCGGCCGCATTCTCTTCAACGGCATGGATATTACATCCATGCCGCCGCATGAGATTGCCAAGCTGCGCATTGCGCAGTCTCCGGAAGGCCGTCGCATCTTCCCGCGCATGACGGTTTTGGAAAATCTCCAGATGGGCGCAAGTCTCGATCATCAGCAACACTTCGAAGAAGACGTGAAACTGATGTTCGACCTGTTCCCGCGCCTGAAGGAACGCATCAACCAGCGTGGCGGCACGCTTTCGGGCGGCGAACAGCAGATGCTGGCCATTGCCCGCGCGCTGATGGCGCGTCCGAAGCTCTTGCTTCTGGATGAACCGTCGCTCGGTCTGGCACCGCTGATCGTGAAGCAGATTTTCGAAGCGATCAAGGAACTGAACCGCACGCAGGGGCTGACGGTGTTCCTCGTTGAGCAGAACGCATTCGGTGCTCTCAAGCTCGCAGACCGTGGCTATGTGATGGTCAACGGCTCGATCACCATGAGCGGCGCTGGCCGCGAATTGCTGGCCGATCCGGAAGTCCGCGCCGCCTATCTCGAAGGCGGAAGGCACTAG
- a CDS encoding DUF6867 family protein has product MQGILYEESSFWLFFLITCLLGGWAAWMTGRACASTWRTYPQLLLYLIPLGAAVRFIHFALFEGTLLSFHYYLVDTIVLMIIGTVGFRFTRTKQMVRQYSWLYEKASPLSWKAK; this is encoded by the coding sequence ATGCAGGGTATTCTCTACGAAGAATCGTCATTCTGGTTGTTTTTCCTCATCACCTGTCTGCTGGGCGGCTGGGCCGCCTGGATGACGGGGCGTGCCTGTGCTTCGACGTGGCGCACCTATCCGCAGCTTCTGCTCTATCTGATCCCGCTGGGAGCTGCGGTGCGCTTCATCCATTTCGCACTGTTTGAGGGAACGCTTCTTTCGTTCCACTATTATCTGGTGGATACGATCGTCCTGATGATCATAGGTACGGTCGGCTTTCGCTTCACCCGCACCAAGCAGATGGTGCGGCAATATAGCTGGCTTTATGAAAAAGCTTCGCCTCTCAGCTGGAAGGCAAAATAA
- a CDS encoding branched-chain amino acid ABC transporter substrate-binding protein — protein MKKSLFSGVALAAVMAFGGSAWADVLVGIGAPLTGPNAVYGAQIQKGAEAAIKEINDAGGINGEKIAITLGDDVSDPKQGISVANKFAADGVKYVIGHFNSGVSIPASDVYAENGILEISPAATNPVYTERQLWNTFRTCGRDDQQGIVAGQYIFDNFKDGKIAVIHDKTPYGQGLADETKKKLNELGVKEAVYEGVNVGEKDFSALIAKLKQQGVTVLYWGGLHAEAGLIIRQLADQGLKVQFISGDGIVSNELASIAGDAVAGTLNTFGPDPRNNPNNADLVKKFRDAGFEPEAYTLYSYAAVQSLAGAAKAAGSNDPQEVAKALKEKGPFKTVLGDLSYDEKGDPKLPGYVMYKWEKGADGKYTYIQQ, from the coding sequence ATGAAGAAATCACTTTTCTCAGGCGTTGCTCTTGCAGCAGTTATGGCTTTCGGGGGCTCGGCTTGGGCTGATGTTCTTGTCGGTATTGGTGCGCCACTGACGGGCCCAAATGCCGTTTACGGTGCGCAGATCCAGAAGGGCGCGGAAGCGGCCATCAAGGAAATCAACGATGCGGGCGGCATCAACGGCGAAAAAATCGCGATCACTCTCGGCGATGACGTATCGGATCCGAAGCAGGGTATCTCGGTTGCCAACAAGTTCGCAGCTGATGGCGTGAAATACGTTATCGGTCACTTCAATTCGGGCGTTTCGATCCCGGCTTCGGACGTTTATGCCGAAAACGGCATTCTCGAAATCTCGCCTGCTGCGACCAACCCGGTCTATACAGAGCGCCAGCTCTGGAACACGTTCCGTACCTGCGGTCGCGACGATCAGCAGGGCATCGTGGCCGGTCAGTATATTTTCGACAATTTCAAAGACGGGAAAATTGCCGTCATTCACGACAAGACCCCTTATGGTCAGGGCCTTGCCGATGAAACCAAGAAGAAGCTCAACGAGCTTGGCGTCAAGGAAGCCGTCTATGAAGGCGTGAATGTTGGCGAGAAGGATTTCTCGGCTCTGATCGCCAAACTGAAACAGCAGGGCGTTACGGTCCTTTATTGGGGTGGTCTGCACGCTGAAGCCGGTCTGATTATCCGTCAGCTTGCCGATCAGGGGCTGAAGGTCCAGTTTATCTCTGGCGACGGTATCGTTTCCAACGAGCTGGCCTCCATCGCAGGCGATGCGGTTGCCGGTACGCTGAATACGTTTGGCCCAGACCCGCGCAATAACCCGAACAATGCCGATTTGGTGAAGAAGTTCCGCGATGCTGGCTTCGAACCGGAAGCCTACACGCTTTACTCTTACGCTGCCGTTCAGTCTCTGGCTGGGGCTGCGAAGGCTGCCGGAAGCAACGACCCGCAGGAAGTTGCCAAGGCGCTTAAGGAAAAGGGTCCGTTCAAGACCGTGCTTGGCGACCTGTCCTATGACGAAAAGGGCGATCCGAAGCTTCCAGGCTATGTCATGTACAAGTGGGAAAAGGGCGCTGACGGGAAATATACTTACATTCAGCAGTAA